A single window of Gossypium arboreum isolate Shixiya-1 chromosome 13, ASM2569848v2, whole genome shotgun sequence DNA harbors:
- the LOC108468124 gene encoding sucrose transport protein SUC3-like isoform X1, with product MAGTSDSVSVKVPYRNLRKDSEVEMIDDPYHRRIDLNSSPGSPSTSASPPSARFPNGNSNLSSPIHVRSKDCSLITLALSCTIAAGVQFGWALQLSLLTPYIQTLGIEHAFSSFIWLCGPITGLVVQPCVGIWSDKCTSKYGRRRPFILAGSLMISLSVIIIGFSADIGYILGDTKEHCSTFKGTRTRAAFVFVIGFWMLDLANNTVQGPARALLADLSGPDQHNSSNAIFCLWMAVGNILGFSAGASGSWHRWFPFLESRACCEACANLKAAFLVAVVFLFFCTAVTILFAKEVPLPPPANESTHISDSAPLLDDSTQNGFQHSNSKSDVSAVANANGSTAENGYERVSKSRHANLKDTNVQNEVFGDGPGAVLVNLLTSLRHLPPAMHSVLIVMALSWLSWFPFFLFDTDWMGREVYHGDPKGNAAEIKLYDQGVREGAFGLLLNSVVLGVSSFFIRPMCRRMGSRLVWATSNYTVFACMAITAIISLVSVKEYTQGIEHVIGGSAAIRIAALGVFTLLGFPLAITYSVPFSVTAELTADSGGGQGLAIGVLNLAIVIPQMIVSLGAGPWDALFGGGNIPAFILASFCALAAGVIATLRLPDLSSSFKSSGFHFG from the exons ATGGCAGGAACGAGTGACTCAGTTTCTGTCAAGGTTCCTTACAGGAACTTAAGGAAAGATTCGGAAGTTGAAATGATCGACGATCCATATCATCGTCGGATCGATCTAAATTCGTCTCCTGGCTCTCCTTCAACTTCTGCTTCGCCGCCTTCGGCTAGATTTCCCAACGGAAACTCTAACTTATCGTCGCCGATCCACGTTAGATCTAAGGATTGTAGCTTGATAACTCTCGCTCTTAGTTGTACGATCGCCGCCGGGGTTCAATTTGGTTGGGCTTTGCAACTTTCGCTTTTGACTCCTTACATTCAG ACACTTGGAATAGAGCATGCTTTTTCTTCGTTCATTTGGCTCTGTGGTCCAATAACTGGTCTTGTG GTTCAACCTTGTGTCGGTATTTGGAGTGATAAATGCACTTCAAAATATGGAAGGAGACGGCCTTTTATCCTTGCTGGATCACTCATGATCTCTCTTTCT gtGATAATAATCGGATTTTCTGCAGACATTGGATACATTTTAGGTGATACGAAGGAGCATTGCAG TACATTTAAAGGTACACGAACGAGGGCGGCTTTTGTCTTTGTTATTGGATTCTGGATGTTGGATCTTGCTAACAATACAGTGCAG ggACCAGCTCGTGCCCTTCTGGCTGATCTATCAG GTCCTGATCAGCACAATTCTTCAAATGCCATATTTTGCTTATGGATGGCTGTTGGAAACATCTTGGGGTTTTCGGCTGGTGCTAGTGGGAGTTGGCATCG GTGGTTTCCTTTCTTGGAAAGTAGAGCTTGCTGTGAAGCCTGTGCCAATCTTAAGGCAGCATTTCTTGTCGCTGTT GTATTTCTCTTCTTTTGTACTGCTGTGACTATATTGTTTGCTAAGGAGGTTCCGCTTCCACCGCCAGCAAACGAATCGACCCATATATCTGATTCTGCACCTTTGTTGGATGATTCCACACAAAATGGCTTTCAACACTCAAATTCAAAATCTGATGTGTCCGCTGTTGCCAATGCTAACGGAAGCACCGCTGAAAATGGATATGAGCGAGTTTCAAAATCAAGACATGCTAACTTGAAAGATACAAATGTTCAAAATGAAGTTTTCGGTGATGGGCCTGGAGCCGTATTGGTCAACTTATTAACCAGTTTAAGGCATTTACCGCCTGCAATGCACTCGGTTCTTATTGTTATGGCTCTCAGTTGG CTTTCCTGGTTCCCATTCTTTTTATTTGATACGGATTGGATGGGAAGAGAAGTATACCATGGCGATCCAAAAGGGAATGCTGCTGAAATAAAGTTGTATGATCAAGGTGTCAGAGAAGGTGCATTTGGTTTGCTATTAAATTCT GTTGTTCTGGGGGTTAGTTCGTTCTTTATTAGACCTATGTGTCGACGGATGGGGTCAAGACTTGTTTGGGCAACAAGCAACTATACTGTATTTGCCTGTATGGCCATTACAGCTATCATTAGTTTGGTATCTGTCAAAGAATATACTCAAGGGATCGAACATGTAATTGGTGGGAGTGCAGCAATCAGGATTGCTGCCTTGGGTGTTTTCACCCTTCTTGGCTTTCCTCTGGCT ATTACCTATAGTGTTCCATTTTCTGTTACAGCAGAGTTGACTGCAGATTCTGGTGGTGGCCAAG GATTGGCAATTGGAGTTTTGAACCTTGCAATTGTCATTCCACAG ATGATTGTATCTCTTGGTGCGGGTCCATGGGATGCTCTATTTGGTGGAGGAAATATACCGGCCTTTATTTTGGCTTCCTTCTGCGCTCTGGCTGCAGGGGTTATTGCAACTCTTAGGCTGCCTGATCTGTCAAGTTCCTTCAAGTCATCTGGTTTTCATTTTGGATAA
- the LOC108468124 gene encoding sucrose transport protein SUC3-like isoform X2: MHFKIWKETAFYPCWITHDLSFYIGYILGDTKEHCSTFKGTRTRAAFVFVIGFWMLDLANNTVQGPARALLADLSGPDQHNSSNAIFCLWMAVGNILGFSAGASGSWHRWFPFLESRACCEACANLKAAFLVAVVFLFFCTAVTILFAKEVPLPPPANESTHISDSAPLLDDSTQNGFQHSNSKSDVSAVANANGSTAENGYERVSKSRHANLKDTNVQNEVFGDGPGAVLVNLLTSLRHLPPAMHSVLIVMALSWLSWFPFFLFDTDWMGREVYHGDPKGNAAEIKLYDQGVREGAFGLLLNSVVLGVSSFFIRPMCRRMGSRLVWATSNYTVFACMAITAIISLVSVKEYTQGIEHVIGGSAAIRIAALGVFTLLGFPLAITYSVPFSVTAELTADSGGGQGLAIGVLNLAIVIPQMIVSLGAGPWDALFGGGNIPAFILASFCALAAGVIATLRLPDLSSSFKSSGFHFG, encoded by the exons ATGCACTTCAAAATATGGAAGGAGACGGCCTTTTATCCTTGCTGGATCACTCATGATCTCTCTTTCT ACATTGGATACATTTTAGGTGATACGAAGGAGCATTGCAG TACATTTAAAGGTACACGAACGAGGGCGGCTTTTGTCTTTGTTATTGGATTCTGGATGTTGGATCTTGCTAACAATACAGTGCAG ggACCAGCTCGTGCCCTTCTGGCTGATCTATCAG GTCCTGATCAGCACAATTCTTCAAATGCCATATTTTGCTTATGGATGGCTGTTGGAAACATCTTGGGGTTTTCGGCTGGTGCTAGTGGGAGTTGGCATCG GTGGTTTCCTTTCTTGGAAAGTAGAGCTTGCTGTGAAGCCTGTGCCAATCTTAAGGCAGCATTTCTTGTCGCTGTT GTATTTCTCTTCTTTTGTACTGCTGTGACTATATTGTTTGCTAAGGAGGTTCCGCTTCCACCGCCAGCAAACGAATCGACCCATATATCTGATTCTGCACCTTTGTTGGATGATTCCACACAAAATGGCTTTCAACACTCAAATTCAAAATCTGATGTGTCCGCTGTTGCCAATGCTAACGGAAGCACCGCTGAAAATGGATATGAGCGAGTTTCAAAATCAAGACATGCTAACTTGAAAGATACAAATGTTCAAAATGAAGTTTTCGGTGATGGGCCTGGAGCCGTATTGGTCAACTTATTAACCAGTTTAAGGCATTTACCGCCTGCAATGCACTCGGTTCTTATTGTTATGGCTCTCAGTTGG CTTTCCTGGTTCCCATTCTTTTTATTTGATACGGATTGGATGGGAAGAGAAGTATACCATGGCGATCCAAAAGGGAATGCTGCTGAAATAAAGTTGTATGATCAAGGTGTCAGAGAAGGTGCATTTGGTTTGCTATTAAATTCT GTTGTTCTGGGGGTTAGTTCGTTCTTTATTAGACCTATGTGTCGACGGATGGGGTCAAGACTTGTTTGGGCAACAAGCAACTATACTGTATTTGCCTGTATGGCCATTACAGCTATCATTAGTTTGGTATCTGTCAAAGAATATACTCAAGGGATCGAACATGTAATTGGTGGGAGTGCAGCAATCAGGATTGCTGCCTTGGGTGTTTTCACCCTTCTTGGCTTTCCTCTGGCT ATTACCTATAGTGTTCCATTTTCTGTTACAGCAGAGTTGACTGCAGATTCTGGTGGTGGCCAAG GATTGGCAATTGGAGTTTTGAACCTTGCAATTGTCATTCCACAG ATGATTGTATCTCTTGGTGCGGGTCCATGGGATGCTCTATTTGGTGGAGGAAATATACCGGCCTTTATTTTGGCTTCCTTCTGCGCTCTGGCTGCAGGGGTTATTGCAACTCTTAGGCTGCCTGATCTGTCAAGTTCCTTCAAGTCATCTGGTTTTCATTTTGGATAA